The DNA window GCAGCTGCCGGCATTTGAATCGTTGTTTAGCCAGCTGCTCACGGAGTTGGGGACCGATTACCCGCACCAGGCCACCGTCGTGCGCCACTACCTACACCTGCTGTTGCACCAGCTCCAGCGCCTGCGGGCGCCCGCGCCCAACTTCGTGCACCCTACCGCCGCCGACCGGCTCGCCGCCCTGTTTCTGGAGCTGCTGGCCCGGCAGTTTCCGGTAGCCCGGCCCGACCAGCCACTGCAGCTGCGCGCCCCCCAGGATTTTGCCCCACTGCTGGGCGTACACGTCAACTACCTCAACCGGGCCGTGCGGGCCGTGACGGGCAAAACCACTACCGCCCACCTGGCCGAGTGGCGGCTGGCGGAAGCGCGGCGCCTGCTGCAGCACACGCCGTGGTCCTTGACCGATATTGCCGAAGCGCTCGGCTTTGCGTACCCCACGCACTTTCACAATTTCTTCAAGCACCACACCGGCCTCACCCCGCAGCAAGTCCGTCAGCCCCAGGCCCTGGTGGTTTGAATTTCGTAGCCCTTGGGTGCAAATCGGTTATGTAGCCCCTGCGGGTGCGCCGGACCTTTGCACGGCCGGGTGCTACATTTCCCCGGCGCTACGTCGTATGCAGTATCGCTTGCTGGGCCAGA is part of the Hymenobacter sublimis genome and encodes:
- a CDS encoding helix-turn-helix domain-containing protein → MKTCSPPPAAAISLPEFEHRYLGKVPSASGLQAGQFAAYSRADFGQVSLPYQRRDFYKLSLLTRGTSQLHQATRGWAIAGPAVVLSHPLVPHAWETLSDEQSGLFCLFTPEFLHGGATADQALSPLLALGRDPVYVLEPGQLPAFESLFSQLLTELGTDYPHQATVVRHYLHLLLHQLQRLRAPAPNFVHPTAADRLAALFLELLARQFPVARPDQPLQLRAPQDFAPLLGVHVNYLNRAVRAVTGKTTTAHLAEWRLAEARRLLQHTPWSLTDIAEALGFAYPTHFHNFFKHHTGLTPQQVRQPQALVV